The following proteins come from a genomic window of Corallococcus sp. NCRR:
- a CDS encoding putative immunity protein: protein MELDRSDHECLARWAADCAERVLPCFEQKFPEDHRPRHAIEAARAWQRGELLITDVHAAAIAAHAAASDAAAHAAACAAARAAGHAAATVHAASHASQAATFAATAAAHGVGDVSDAAEATARERDWQRQHLPEHLHAVAFPARNNR, encoded by the coding sequence ATGGAGCTCGACAGGTCCGACCATGAGTGCCTGGCCCGTTGGGCCGCTGACTGCGCCGAGCGGGTCCTCCCCTGCTTCGAACAGAAGTTCCCGGAGGACCACCGCCCCCGCCACGCCATCGAGGCGGCACGGGCGTGGCAACGGGGAGAGCTGCTGATCACCGATGTGCATGCGGCGGCCATCGCCGCGCACGCCGCTGCCTCGGATGCCGCCGCGCACGCCGCCGCATGCGCCGCGGCCCGCGCCGCGGGACACGCCGCCGCTACCGTCCACGCCGCCAGCCACGCGTCACAGGCCGCTACCTTCGCGGCCACCGCCGCCGCCCATGGCGTGGGCGACGTCTCGGACGCCGCCGAAGCCACCGCCCGGGAACGCGACTGGCAGCGACAACATCTGCCAGAGCACCTCCACGCCGTGGCGTTTCCTGCCCGGAACAATCGCTGA
- the aac(3) gene encoding aminoglycoside 3-N-acetyltransferase: MTKTPATRTGLREDLRRLGLEEGDLVMVHAGLRSLGPVLGGVNTVVQALQDAVGRRGTLMAYLDWEMGVEPEDFEDARLRDEIPTFDKRTARAARDHGILAETLRTWPGAVRSDHPDAGMVAIGPRAEWLCADHAFQYGYGPRSPLARLVEAEGKVLMLGAPLETLTLLHHAEHLADLPGKRVVRYQRPLQVDGERRWVDFEEFDTSEPVTDALRASSVDPFTRIGEQCLAEGIGRSGSVARAVSHLFDARRLLHRGVAWLEAYPRLKDSRS; encoded by the coding sequence ATGACGAAGACCCCCGCCACCCGGACCGGGCTGAGGGAGGACCTGCGGCGCTTGGGCCTGGAGGAGGGTGACCTGGTGATGGTCCATGCCGGCCTGCGGAGCCTGGGGCCCGTGCTGGGCGGGGTGAACACCGTGGTGCAGGCGCTGCAAGACGCGGTGGGCCGCCGGGGCACGCTCATGGCCTATCTGGACTGGGAGATGGGCGTGGAGCCGGAGGACTTCGAGGACGCGCGCCTGCGCGATGAAATCCCCACCTTCGACAAGCGCACCGCGCGGGCCGCCCGCGACCACGGCATCCTCGCGGAGACGCTCAGGACCTGGCCCGGCGCGGTCCGCAGCGACCATCCGGACGCGGGCATGGTCGCCATCGGGCCTCGGGCGGAGTGGCTCTGCGCGGACCACGCCTTCCAGTATGGCTATGGCCCACGCTCGCCGCTGGCCCGGCTGGTGGAGGCGGAGGGCAAGGTGCTGATGCTCGGGGCGCCGCTGGAGACGCTCACCCTGCTGCACCACGCGGAGCACCTGGCGGACCTCCCCGGCAAGCGCGTGGTCCGCTACCAGCGGCCGCTCCAAGTCGACGGCGAGCGGCGCTGGGTGGACTTCGAGGAGTTCGATACCAGCGAGCCGGTGACGGACGCCCTGCGCGCGTCCAGCGTGGACCCATTCACGCGCATTGGAGAGCAATGCCTCGCGGAGGGAATCGGCCGCTCCGGAAGCGTTGCCCGGGCCGTGTCGCATCTCTTCGACGCCCGGCGGCTGCTGCACCGGGGCGTCGCATGGTTGGAGGCGTACCCCAGGCTCAAGGACAGCCGGAGCTGA
- a CDS encoding VIT domain-containing protein produces MAPATVAGQPDTGEVDLAALRDSVADPKVLSEEEVAALSRTAARPPEDPARVAAPPPASPRAREAPGLGEAELLDATMGEEMERRQRDARADRARLAAMPAAQASAEPEADGVEGGVAGGVIGGVVGGLLGAPAPSGAAPPSEERRNQIMQGIRGFGSGGGGAAAPGSRAGLKPAKKQAAKAEETPKPVLPRVEAAPRAAKVLVMGDDGRYQPLKARAVRVVTYIQGARARTVVDHLFENDSGRSLEGTFYYPLPGGATVAGFALYSGAVAVDTPSLFQSPDLLPPLGDAPAEPERLSASAPPSVRGAKRSWGDIQEARVVEQKRAREVYEDVVRRNVDPALLEWSGASTFSARVFPLPPKSLKRVVIAYEQTLLFDGTHLRYTWPLPPDAGKELRVSARVHVDPNLVSQILVQPEAVVLKRSKLDAWWVQDIPNLSGDGALSVALAPREKDADVLVGSDDAGLPGRAFHARVRLPERLTSGAEGPPTGRAVLVVDTSLSAEDGNAWAIQAATLRALLEKDATLKEYAVLLFDVRPRWLHGPGFRPNDAANRQASFAELERVFLEGASHVDGALDELDRAGREWLKPSAAGERVTAFLLSDGNITWGQSRVDALLSRHPCAESLRWVTYRFGEAAVNTELFDALARSSGGRVVTVLSAAEVDAAAKAHRAASVVLSRVSVVGADVKDLVVAGRPRLVFPGQELQVAGRLPGKGEAALEVVTQAGTGPERTLSIPLHGYGGSGFAPRAWAELFVSQLVSLDDERLDRMVVALSQHYRLANARASMLVLESEGDYTRYAVRDEQVDLANLESLRRREEDQRRDKLLGIALDGVPAEGRAVVAQLAGQKGLPALLRRQPLKDAPYAGGDERLQAELAYRKARRENRDDVMIYEAVARRRAFSGDTWGAVRALSSPVELRPRDAEALRLVGYGLLALGQYPAAAELFEHVRLSRPFEAQAFLEEALALDAAGRYSEAARNYEIVLARPWKRHGDELRTVAGFHYARMLAGLERQPRLAQVASVLKARRAGLKGPLGEGMFAEARPIDYQLTTHWNSDSTDIDLWVIEPDGEKCFYQHKQTSLGGQLYWDITDGLGPELYHARKAAPGPYHVLVHYYGNRSSRYVVPTALLLVSDRNVFTADDAAQRRFQVRILPNTNARLLLRREELVASKDRVTAQPSP; encoded by the coding sequence GTGGCCCCCGCCACCGTCGCGGGACAACCGGACACGGGTGAGGTGGATCTCGCTGCGCTGCGTGACTCCGTGGCGGATCCGAAGGTGCTCTCCGAAGAGGAGGTCGCGGCGCTCTCGCGAACCGCCGCCCGCCCACCGGAGGACCCCGCGCGCGTGGCCGCACCCCCTCCGGCGAGCCCGCGCGCCCGCGAGGCCCCGGGGCTGGGGGAGGCGGAGCTGTTGGACGCCACGATGGGGGAGGAGATGGAGCGCCGCCAGCGGGATGCTCGCGCGGACCGTGCACGGCTCGCGGCCATGCCCGCCGCGCAGGCTTCCGCCGAGCCGGAAGCGGACGGGGTGGAGGGCGGTGTGGCCGGGGGCGTCATCGGAGGCGTCGTCGGAGGCCTGCTTGGAGCGCCGGCCCCTTCGGGTGCCGCACCGCCTTCGGAGGAGCGCCGCAATCAGATCATGCAGGGCATCAGGGGCTTCGGTAGCGGCGGCGGTGGCGCTGCTGCCCCTGGCTCCAGGGCCGGGCTGAAGCCCGCGAAGAAGCAGGCCGCCAAGGCTGAAGAAACCCCGAAGCCCGTGCTGCCCCGCGTGGAGGCCGCGCCTCGCGCCGCCAAGGTGCTGGTGATGGGGGATGACGGCCGCTACCAGCCCCTCAAGGCCCGCGCCGTGCGCGTCGTCACGTACATCCAGGGGGCCCGGGCGCGGACCGTGGTGGATCACCTCTTCGAGAACGACTCCGGCCGCAGCCTCGAAGGCACGTTCTATTACCCGCTGCCCGGCGGCGCGACGGTGGCGGGCTTCGCGCTGTACTCGGGGGCGGTGGCGGTGGACACGCCTTCGCTGTTCCAGTCGCCGGACCTGCTGCCTCCCTTGGGAGATGCGCCAGCGGAGCCGGAGCGGCTCTCGGCCTCCGCGCCGCCCTCGGTCCGTGGCGCGAAGCGCTCCTGGGGTGACATCCAGGAGGCCCGCGTCGTGGAGCAGAAGCGCGCGCGGGAGGTGTACGAGGACGTCGTGCGCCGCAACGTGGACCCCGCGCTGCTCGAATGGTCGGGCGCGTCCACCTTCAGCGCCCGGGTCTTCCCGCTGCCGCCGAAGTCCCTCAAGCGCGTTGTCATCGCGTATGAGCAGACGCTGCTCTTCGACGGGACCCACCTGCGCTACACGTGGCCGCTGCCTCCGGACGCGGGCAAGGAGTTGCGCGTCAGCGCCCGCGTCCACGTGGACCCCAACCTGGTCTCGCAAATCCTCGTGCAGCCGGAGGCGGTGGTTTTGAAGCGCAGCAAGCTGGACGCCTGGTGGGTCCAGGACATTCCCAACCTCTCCGGGGACGGCGCGCTGAGCGTGGCCCTGGCACCTCGGGAGAAGGACGCGGACGTGCTGGTGGGCTCGGACGACGCGGGCCTTCCGGGCCGCGCCTTCCACGCGCGGGTGCGGCTGCCGGAGCGGCTCACCTCTGGCGCGGAGGGGCCTCCCACGGGCCGCGCGGTGCTGGTGGTGGACACGTCGCTGTCCGCCGAGGACGGCAACGCCTGGGCCATCCAGGCGGCCACGCTGCGCGCCCTGCTGGAGAAGGACGCGACGTTGAAGGAGTACGCGGTGCTCCTCTTCGACGTGCGTCCGCGCTGGCTGCACGGGCCGGGCTTCCGCCCCAACGACGCGGCGAACCGCCAGGCCAGCTTCGCGGAGCTGGAGCGCGTCTTCCTGGAGGGCGCGTCCCATGTGGATGGCGCGTTGGACGAACTGGACCGGGCCGGGCGTGAATGGCTCAAGCCCTCCGCCGCGGGGGAGCGGGTGACGGCCTTCCTGCTCTCCGACGGCAACATCACGTGGGGGCAGAGCCGCGTGGACGCGCTCCTCTCCCGGCACCCGTGCGCGGAGTCCCTGCGCTGGGTGACGTACCGCTTCGGGGAGGCGGCGGTGAACACGGAGCTCTTCGACGCGCTGGCGCGCTCCAGTGGTGGGCGTGTCGTGACCGTCCTCTCCGCGGCGGAGGTGGATGCCGCGGCGAAGGCGCATCGCGCTGCGTCCGTGGTGCTGTCCCGCGTGTCGGTGGTGGGCGCGGACGTGAAGGACCTGGTGGTGGCGGGCCGGCCCCGGCTCGTCTTCCCCGGGCAGGAGCTCCAGGTCGCGGGGCGGCTGCCGGGCAAGGGCGAAGCGGCGCTGGAGGTGGTGACCCAGGCCGGCACCGGGCCCGAGCGCACCCTGAGCATTCCCCTGCATGGATACGGGGGCAGCGGGTTCGCGCCCCGGGCGTGGGCGGAGCTCTTCGTGTCCCAGTTGGTGTCCCTGGATGACGAGCGATTGGACCGGATGGTGGTGGCGCTCAGCCAGCACTACCGCCTGGCCAACGCCCGCGCGTCCATGCTCGTGCTGGAGTCCGAGGGTGACTACACGCGCTACGCCGTCCGCGACGAGCAGGTGGACCTGGCGAACCTGGAGTCGCTGCGTCGCAGGGAAGAGGACCAGCGCCGCGACAAGCTCCTGGGCATCGCGCTGGATGGCGTGCCCGCCGAAGGCCGCGCGGTGGTGGCCCAGCTCGCCGGGCAGAAGGGCCTGCCCGCGCTCCTGCGGCGCCAGCCGCTGAAGGACGCGCCCTACGCGGGCGGTGACGAGCGGCTCCAGGCCGAGCTGGCCTATCGCAAGGCTCGGCGGGAGAACCGCGACGACGTGATGATCTACGAGGCCGTGGCGCGCAGGCGTGCCTTCTCCGGGGACACCTGGGGCGCGGTGCGTGCGCTGTCGTCGCCCGTGGAGCTGCGGCCTCGCGACGCGGAGGCGCTGCGGCTGGTGGGGTACGGACTGCTGGCGCTGGGGCAGTACCCGGCGGCGGCGGAGCTCTTCGAGCACGTGCGCCTCAGCCGCCCCTTCGAGGCGCAGGCCTTCCTGGAGGAGGCGCTCGCGCTGGACGCGGCCGGGCGCTATTCGGAGGCCGCCCGGAACTACGAGATCGTCCTGGCGCGTCCCTGGAAGCGTCATGGCGACGAGCTGCGGACGGTGGCGGGCTTCCACTACGCCCGGATGCTCGCGGGGCTGGAGCGGCAGCCCCGGCTCGCGCAGGTGGCCTCCGTGCTCAAGGCGCGCCGCGCCGGGCTCAAGGGACCTTTGGGCGAGGGGATGTTCGCGGAGGCCCGGCCCATCGACTACCAGCTCACCACGCACTGGAACTCGGACAGCACGGACATCGACCTGTGGGTCATCGAGCCGGACGGGGAGAAGTGCTTCTACCAGCACAAGCAGACGTCGCTGGGCGGGCAGCTGTACTGGGACATCACGGATGGCCTGGGGCCGGAGCTGTACCACGCGCGCAAGGCGGCGCCGGGGCCGTACCACGTGCTGGTGCACTACTACGGCAACCGCTCGTCGCGGTACGTGGTGCCCACCGCGCTGCTGCTCGTGAGCGACCGGAACGTCTTCACGGCCGACGACGCGGCCCAGCGGCGCTTCCAGGTGCGCATCCTGCCCAACACGAACGCGCGTCTGTTGTTGCGGCGCGAGGAGCTGGTGGCGTCGAAGGACCGCGTGACGGCGCAACCCTCACCGTGA
- the tam gene encoding trans-aconitate 2-methyltransferase — protein MDWSAAQYTRFEDERNRPIRDLLARILTADVKRAADIGCGPGNSTELLRARFPNAAVTGMDSSPDMLAAARKRLPDVRFDLGDIATWSDPGPYDVILANAVLQWVPDHGTRFPALLHKLAPGGSLAVQMPDNLEEPSHRLMRETASAGPWADKLKAAASARTERHDAGWYFRVLRDAGATVDVWRTTYFHPLTGGAGAVVEWFKGSGLRPFLEPLDAGEKTDFLGRYQEGIARAYPARPDGTVLLPFPRLFIVATAA, from the coding sequence ATGGATTGGTCAGCGGCGCAGTACACGCGATTCGAGGACGAACGGAACCGCCCCATCCGGGACCTGCTCGCGCGGATTCTCACGGCCGACGTGAAGCGCGCGGCGGACATCGGCTGCGGTCCCGGCAACTCCACGGAGCTGCTGCGCGCCCGCTTCCCCAACGCCGCCGTCACCGGAATGGACAGCTCCCCGGACATGCTCGCCGCGGCGCGCAAGCGTCTGCCGGACGTGCGGTTCGACCTGGGAGACATCGCGACCTGGAGCGACCCGGGCCCCTACGACGTCATCCTGGCGAACGCGGTGCTGCAGTGGGTGCCGGACCACGGCACGCGGTTCCCCGCGCTCCTCCACAAGCTGGCGCCGGGTGGAAGCCTCGCGGTGCAGATGCCGGACAACCTGGAGGAGCCGTCCCACCGGCTGATGCGGGAGACCGCCAGCGCGGGGCCCTGGGCGGACAAGCTGAAGGCAGCCGCGAGCGCCCGGACGGAGCGCCATGATGCCGGCTGGTACTTCCGCGTGCTGCGCGACGCCGGAGCCACGGTCGACGTCTGGCGCACGACCTACTTCCACCCGCTGACCGGAGGCGCTGGCGCGGTGGTGGAGTGGTTCAAGGGCTCGGGGCTCCGGCCCTTCCTCGAACCGCTCGACGCGGGAGAGAAGACAGACTTCCTCGGCCGATACCAGGAAGGGATTGCCCGGGCCTACCCTGCGCGGCCCGACGGGACGGTCCTGCTGCCCTTCCCCCGGCTGTTCATCGTCGCGACAGCGGCCTAG
- a CDS encoding lipase family protein: protein MPHPNAQTALDMLEYCRFAYKAYAQGCVYPMDPFYESHGAGMWQGARDRVLAQVHKLLGSEADIHKFDPIEYDLKTPPDPTNGVVYRGGTKDAPYILFQPRPLDRSISFSKGVDLEGEDIPIKVEDFFGEKTLLGLEHAAATGSKRCCYFQGKTGMTQTHPTAGWPSWMGAAIYDPDLERLTVVFRGSRSGSGGRALGQALVNSAGSPDWVTDMNHLKEVKVGRFSNATLSAGFWYAYASCQESLAAACLEAMHGRVPREIVFTGHSLGGALAQCAYLDLAGGELLEKVYAKIKSRVSVCCYAISAPPVVLGEKSKEKLELHIGGPAQVFHYFSPYDAVHNSKKVKTSAVTAVNSIVGVTTHPLTSPCHLGVEIPLKDCTLAFPDAHEPVEVRKGLVGLIRKESHMGLPADPGFWPTFDFNPVGAWGASVRPGGDWAAEALAAHLKIALITSVSEERARLRAQLWADVVKGSGKKKDDYAVLDDMDGASFDAFADACGLVSELSNPFTDNRSKNKTQLRDLRNEMIKSFRGASGHKASSSVYFVMLQYLTAAQYGLDLG from the coding sequence GTGCCTCATCCCAATGCCCAGACGGCCCTGGACATGCTGGAGTACTGCCGTTTCGCCTACAAGGCGTACGCCCAGGGCTGTGTCTACCCGATGGATCCGTTCTACGAATCCCACGGGGCCGGGATGTGGCAGGGCGCGAGGGACCGCGTCCTGGCGCAGGTGCACAAGCTGCTCGGCAGCGAAGCGGACATCCACAAGTTCGACCCCATCGAATACGACCTGAAGACTCCGCCGGACCCCACGAACGGGGTCGTGTACCGGGGCGGTACGAAAGACGCTCCCTACATCCTCTTCCAGCCCCGGCCGCTGGACCGCTCCATCTCCTTCTCGAAGGGCGTGGACCTGGAAGGGGAGGACATCCCCATCAAGGTCGAGGACTTCTTCGGGGAGAAGACGCTGCTGGGCCTGGAGCACGCCGCGGCGACCGGTTCGAAGCGGTGCTGCTACTTCCAGGGCAAGACGGGGATGACGCAGACGCATCCCACGGCGGGCTGGCCCAGCTGGATGGGCGCCGCCATCTACGACCCCGACCTCGAGCGGTTGACGGTCGTCTTCCGCGGGAGCCGGAGCGGCAGCGGCGGGCGCGCGCTGGGGCAGGCGCTGGTCAACAGCGCGGGCAGCCCGGACTGGGTCACCGACATGAACCACCTGAAGGAGGTGAAGGTCGGCCGGTTCAGCAACGCGACGCTCTCCGCTGGCTTCTGGTACGCCTACGCGAGCTGCCAGGAGTCCCTGGCGGCGGCCTGCCTGGAGGCGATGCACGGCCGCGTTCCCCGGGAGATTGTCTTCACCGGCCACAGCCTGGGCGGCGCGCTCGCGCAGTGCGCCTATCTGGACCTGGCGGGCGGTGAGCTGCTGGAGAAGGTCTACGCGAAGATAAAGAGCCGGGTGAGCGTCTGCTGCTACGCCATCTCCGCGCCGCCCGTGGTGCTGGGGGAGAAGTCGAAGGAGAAGCTGGAGCTGCACATCGGCGGGCCCGCGCAGGTGTTCCACTACTTCTCGCCGTACGACGCCGTCCACAACAGCAAGAAGGTGAAGACCTCCGCGGTGACGGCCGTGAACTCCATCGTGGGCGTCACGACCCATCCGCTCACGTCGCCGTGCCATCTGGGCGTGGAGATCCCCCTCAAGGACTGCACGCTCGCCTTCCCGGACGCGCATGAGCCGGTGGAGGTGCGCAAGGGGCTGGTCGGGCTCATCCGGAAGGAGAGCCACATGGGCCTGCCCGCGGACCCGGGCTTCTGGCCCACGTTCGACTTCAACCCCGTCGGGGCCTGGGGCGCGTCGGTGCGGCCCGGTGGGGACTGGGCCGCGGAGGCGCTCGCGGCGCACCTGAAGATCGCGCTCATCACCAGCGTCTCGGAAGAGCGGGCGCGGCTGCGCGCGCAGCTCTGGGCGGACGTGGTCAAGGGCAGTGGAAAGAAGAAGGACGACTACGCGGTCCTGGACGACATGGACGGGGCGTCGTTCGATGCCTTCGCCGATGCGTGCGGCCTGGTGTCGGAGCTGAGCAATCCCTTCACGGACAACCGCTCGAAGAACAAGACGCAGCTGCGGGACCTGCGCAACGAGATGATCAAATCATTTCGAGGGGCCTCGGGACACAAGGCCTCCTCCAGCGTCTACTTCGTCATGCTCCAGTACCTGACCGCCGCGCAGTACGGCCTGGATCTCGGTTGA
- a CDS encoding alpha/beta fold hydrolase, producing the protein MKRLKVPGGEMAWHEEGQGTPVVLVHGTPSSSREWRDVARRLSPSYRVLAPEHLGFGDSERPGDWRTYSLPWHVENLRAWFDQLSLGRFHLVVHDFGGPIALPLAIAAPERVLSLTVVQSWLWDLKGPNVDNALMRWLYLSWNFSARTLVKMSWGRRAKLTRELHQSFMSQFPDRASRMGTWGFARSISHEGPWMDEQGQGLGRLADIPALVVWGKADKVVKPEHLSRWKQALPHARVLELEDVGHFPQLEAPDAVGAALMEQLARVGQPRSIDSLSPAPV; encoded by the coding sequence ATGAAGCGGCTGAAGGTCCCAGGCGGTGAGATGGCGTGGCATGAGGAGGGGCAGGGCACGCCGGTGGTGCTGGTGCATGGAACGCCGTCGTCCTCGCGTGAATGGCGGGACGTGGCCCGGCGGCTCTCGCCGTCGTACCGCGTGCTCGCGCCGGAGCACCTGGGCTTCGGTGACAGCGAAAGGCCCGGGGACTGGCGCACCTATTCGCTGCCCTGGCACGTGGAGAACCTGCGCGCGTGGTTCGACCAGCTGTCGCTGGGGCGCTTCCACCTGGTGGTGCATGACTTCGGGGGGCCCATCGCGCTGCCGCTCGCCATCGCGGCGCCGGAGCGGGTGCTGAGCCTCACCGTGGTGCAGAGCTGGCTGTGGGACCTGAAGGGCCCCAATGTCGACAACGCGCTGATGCGCTGGCTGTATCTGTCCTGGAACTTCTCCGCGCGGACGCTGGTGAAGATGTCCTGGGGACGCCGCGCGAAGCTGACGCGGGAGCTGCACCAGTCCTTCATGTCTCAATTCCCGGACCGGGCGTCACGGATGGGCACGTGGGGCTTCGCGCGCTCCATCTCCCACGAAGGCCCGTGGATGGATGAGCAGGGGCAGGGCCTGGGCCGGCTCGCGGACATCCCGGCGCTGGTCGTCTGGGGCAAGGCGGACAAGGTCGTGAAGCCGGAGCACCTGTCGCGGTGGAAGCAGGCGCTGCCCCACGCGCGGGTGCTGGAGCTGGAGGACGTGGGCCACTTCCCGCAGCTGGAAGCGCCTGACGCGGTGGGTGCCGCGCTCATGGAACAACTGGCCCGTGTGGGTCAGCCCCGCTCCATTGACTCCCTGTCACCAGCGCCCGTTTGA
- a CDS encoding TetR/AcrR family transcriptional regulator has protein sequence MPRTADANAVLREKTRERVLQAAVRLFSRHGFDGTSVRALAQEADIAVGLLYSHFESKEAVLSALMQSSMLDVAHTLEAADREPSARGFVTALLTSAVEMLDAHRDLWRLSQGLRHQPEVLARLKLPLEHFLDATHQRLKEALAARGVPEPDIEARVLFALVEGISQQYVQHEGGYPAAAVIQAAARRWPAAPSRKRKADTP, from the coding sequence ATGCCTCGTACGGCTGACGCCAATGCAGTCCTCCGGGAGAAGACGCGGGAGCGCGTGCTCCAGGCCGCGGTGCGGCTCTTCTCCCGGCACGGCTTCGATGGGACCAGCGTCCGCGCGCTCGCGCAGGAGGCAGACATCGCCGTGGGGCTGCTCTATTCGCACTTCGAATCGAAGGAGGCGGTGCTCTCCGCGCTGATGCAGTCGTCGATGCTGGACGTCGCGCACACGCTGGAGGCGGCGGACCGCGAGCCCTCCGCGCGGGGCTTCGTCACGGCCCTGCTCACGTCCGCCGTGGAGATGCTGGACGCGCACCGGGACCTCTGGCGGCTGAGCCAGGGGCTGCGTCACCAGCCGGAGGTGCTGGCGCGGCTGAAGCTGCCGCTGGAGCACTTCCTGGACGCCACGCACCAGCGGCTGAAGGAGGCGCTGGCGGCGCGCGGGGTGCCCGAGCCTGACATCGAGGCGCGGGTGCTCTTCGCCCTGGTGGAAGGCATCTCCCAGCAATACGTGCAGCACGAAGGCGGCTACCCCGCCGCCGCGGTGATTCAGGCCGCGGCCCGCAGGTGGCCCGCGGCTCCCTCACGCAAGCGAAAGGCAGACACCCCATGA
- a CDS encoding MarR family transcriptional regulator, with protein sequence MAASKSMVGLTAGLLVGGHKAARLLEAELEATGLSAGEAVLLSVLASGAMTMTGVMSTLHIGASTATSLVSRLEKHGYVRRSRNPEDGRSLLVAITDSGAVQCKAAESAFSKVDAKLAEAGRDAVRGHTALMKRLSDLS encoded by the coding sequence GTGGCTGCATCGAAGTCGATGGTGGGATTGACCGCGGGGCTGCTGGTCGGCGGTCACAAGGCGGCCAGGCTGTTGGAGGCCGAGCTCGAAGCCACCGGGCTCAGCGCCGGTGAAGCGGTCCTGCTGTCCGTGCTGGCGTCGGGCGCCATGACGATGACCGGCGTCATGTCCACGCTGCACATCGGGGCGTCCACGGCGACCAGCCTGGTGTCGCGGTTGGAGAAGCACGGCTACGTGCGGCGCTCCCGCAACCCCGAGGACGGACGCTCCCTGCTGGTCGCGATCACCGACTCCGGAGCCGTCCAGTGCAAGGCGGCGGAGTCGGCCTTCTCCAAGGTCGACGCGAAGCTCGCGGAAGCAGGCCGTGACGCCGTCCGGGGGCACACCGCGCTGATGAAGCGGCTCTCCGATCTCTCCTGA